The following coding sequences lie in one Silene latifolia isolate original U9 population chromosome 5, ASM4854445v1, whole genome shotgun sequence genomic window:
- the LOC141655412 gene encoding uncharacterized protein LOC141655412: MIFFSWENVCRRRKQGGFDIREILSWNKTLMLKMFWNYNHNCTPIWMIWSREYIFKNHSCWELTPTDCVSFIWQRILGVRDDFVLKMSSQDAAQLLFQTWHQQGKFPLNEVYDIFHGTSHELRWMKPLLDSIVVPKHAFIATLVAHHSLATVDKICQRGMHLANRCTLYYTAAETSLHLFFECPFSTALMHGLLAWQGVTRRVLSLKHELYKLALNRTRKGRRKLACCALAEGVYVIWQERNCRIFMGARRTVEQLINLVKYFVCLRMYSWSHGLENDQLLSLLLD; this comes from the coding sequence ATGATTTTCTTTAGTTGGGAAAATGTTTGTCGTAGAAGGAAACAAGGTGGGTTTGATATTAGGGAAATCCTAAGTTGGAACAAAACCTTGATGCTTAAGATGTTTTGGAATTATAATCATAATTGTACCCCTATCTGGATGATTTGGTCCAGGGAGTACATTTTTAAGAATCATTCTTGCTGGGAATTAACTCCCACAGATTGTGTCTCATTCATTTGGCAGCGTATTTTGGGAGTAAGGGATGATTTCGTACTGAAGATGAGTTCTCAGGATGCTGCTCAACTGCTTTTCCAAACTTGGCACCAACAGGGTAAGTTCCCCTTGAATGAGGTCTATGATATCTTTCATGGCACTTCTCATGAGCTTAGATGGATGAAGCCTCTTTTGGATAGCATTGTTGTTCCAAAGCATGCATTCATTGCCACTCTTGTTGCCCATCATAGTCTGGCTACGGTTGATAAGATCTGTCAGAGGGGAATGCATTTAGCAAATCGGTGTACTCTCTATTATACTGCAGCTGAGACGAGTTTGCATCTCTTTTTTGAGTGCCCATTTTCCACTGCCCTTATGCATGGTCTGCTAGCTTGGCAGGGAGTCACTAGACGTGTCTTAAGCCTAAAGCACGAGTTGTATAAACTTGCCCTTAATAGGACTCGTAAAGGGAGGAGGAAGCTGGCGTGTTGTGCTCTTGCTGAGGGGGTTTATGTGATATGGCAGGAACGTAACTGTAGGATTTTTATGGGAGCTCGCAGAACTGTTGAGCAACTAATTAATTTAGTAAAGTATTTTGTTT